From a single bacterium genomic region:
- a CDS encoding sigma-70 family RNA polymerase sigma factor, producing MTPTDQELVARIRSARPGDLRAFDELLRRHQDRVQTNCRYLSGNEEEALDLAQEVLVKAYFNLSGFEGRAGFGTWLNRIKVNHCLNHLRRRRSRVFVDVDEPELEGHAALHSRHPADRAAAAGETREAISRVLDGLPETLRVPLILRDMDGLSYQEVADELDLGLSAVKMRIKRAREEFRRAYAEEHDVG from the coding sequence ATGACCCCGACCGACCAGGAACTCGTGGCCCGGATCCGTTCCGCGCGACCAGGCGACCTGCGGGCGTTCGACGAGCTGCTGCGCCGTCACCAGGACCGCGTGCAGACGAACTGCCGCTACCTGAGCGGGAACGAGGAGGAAGCCCTCGACCTCGCCCAGGAGGTGCTGGTGAAGGCCTACTTCAACCTGTCCGGCTTCGAGGGCCGCGCCGGGTTCGGCACCTGGTTGAACCGGATCAAGGTGAACCACTGCCTGAACCACCTGCGCCGCCGCCGCAGCCGGGTCTTCGTCGATGTCGACGAGCCGGAGCTCGAGGGCCACGCCGCCCTGCACTCGCGGCATCCGGCCGACCGGGCCGCGGCCGCGGGCGAGACCCGCGAGGCCATCTCGCGCGTGCTGGACGGCCTGCCGGAGACCCTGCGCGTGCCGCTGATCCTGCGCGACATGGACGGCCTCTCGTACCAGGAGGTGGCCGACGAGCTCGACCTGGGCCTCTCCGCGGTGAAGATGCGCATCAAGCGCGCCCGGGAGGAGTTCCGGCGCGCCTACGCCGAGGAGCACGACGTTGGCTGA